The Candidatus Edwardsbacteria bacterium region TGTCCCATATCATGCTGTCCCCGCTTTCTGCCTGACGGCCGCCAGCACCTGCTCCACCTGCTGTCCGATGCTCAGGGCCGAGGTGTCTATCACCAGCGAATCGGGGGTGCAGAGCAGCGGGCTATCGGCCCTCTGGCTGTCCTGGGCGTCGCGCTCGGCTATCTGCCTCTCTATATCCTCCAGTCGGCAATGGGCGCCCCTGGCTGTCAGTTCCTCCATCCGGCGCCGGGCCCGCTGGGTGATGCCGGCCTTCATGAACACCTTGACATCGGCATCGGGAAACACCACGGTGGTGATGTCCCGGCCCTCCATCACCACCCCGCCCTGGCGGCCCATCTCCTGCTGTAGTTTGACCAGCCTTTGGCGGACCACCGAGATGGCCGAGATATCCGAGGCGGCCCGCGAAATCTCCGGGGTCCTGATATCCTGGCTGACATCCCGGCCGTCCAATATTGTCCGGATCCCGTCCGGGCCGGGCTTTTGGTCTATGGTGGTGGATTCGACCAACTTGGCCACGGCCGCACTGTCGCTCAGAGACACCTTTCCCCGAAAAGCTTTCAAAGCCATGGCCCGGTACATGGCCCCGGTATCAATATAGAGATATCCCAGCTCCCGAGCCACCAGCTTGGCGGTGGTGCTTTTGCCAGAGGCCGCCGGACCGTCAATGGCTATGACCATTCTCCTGCCCGCTACTGCGATCGGCGGACCTCTTTAATGACCTTTTTCAAAGCCACCACCAGCTTTTTATTCTGCTTCTCGGACCCGATGGTGACCCTCAAGGCGGTGGGCAGCCCGTAGTTCTTGACCGGCCGGATGATGATGCTTCGCTTCTGCAGGCGGGCGAAGACCTCCATCGAGTCCAGCTGGGGATCGACAAGTATGAAATTACCCTCCGACGGGACATAGGACAGCTTCATCTTCTCGAACTGGCGGTATAAATATTCCTTGCCGGCATCGTTCACCCGGCGACTGCGCTCCAGGTGCTGGACGTCGTCCAAGGCGGCCAGGCAGCCTGCCTGGGACAACAAGCTTATATTGAACGGCAGCCGGACCTTTCTTATCGAGGCGATCAAATCCGAATGGCCGATGCCATAGCCCACCCGAAGGCCAGCCAGACCGTATATCTTGGAGAAGGTGTGCAGGATGATTATATTCGAGTGATCCTTTAACAGTTCCAGGCTTCTGGGGAAATCGCTTCGGGTTATATATTCGGAATAAGCCTCATCCAATATTATGACACAGCTCCCGGGAACGGCTTTGATAAAAGCCTTGAGCTGGTCGTGGTTGATCATGGTTCCGGTGGGATTGTTGGGATTGGCGATATAGACCACCTTGGTCTGCGGAATGACCGCCCGGGCCATGGCCTCCAGATCAGGGGTATAATTCTTCAAAGGGACCTCGGTAAGGTCGGCATCGGTCATTTTGGCCGCTATCTTGCCCATCACAAAAGATTGCTCGGCCATTACCACATGATCTTTAGGCGCCACGAAGGATTTGAATATAAATTCGATGATATCCACCGAGCCGTTGCCGAATATCAGCTGGTTTTCGCTTACTCCCAGGTGATCGGACAGCCTCTGGCCCAGGGCATAACAGCCGTCATCGGGATACAGATTGATCTCCTTTAGCGCCTGGCGGATGGCCTTGACCGCCAGCTTTGACGGGCCCAATGGATTCTCGTTGGAGGCCAGTTTTATTATCCTGCCCTTGAGCCCCAGTTCACGGCGCACTTCTTCGATGGGCTTGCCGGGAATATAAGGGCTGATGGAACCGATATTCTCCCTGGGCTGGGGTATCATGGCATTTCTCCAACTATAGGTTTATCAATCGGTTATAATAAAACAACTTGGTATTATAGCACAGATCGGGTTTAAAATCAAGCAAAGAAAATCCATTAAAAAAGCCCCGCAAAATGCAGGGCTTGAACTGCAAAACATATATGGCGCATTGTTTTTAGCTGTGACGGTATTTTATCACCCGGATATCCTCCAGGGTCACCAGTCCCTCGGTTACGTTCTGGTCGATGAAGGGCATCAGCCGGTCGATATTCTCCTTGGTATCCACCACCTCGATGACCACCGGCAGGTCCTCCGACAGGTTCAATAATTTGGCGCTGTGAAGCCGGCTGTCGGCCCCGAATCCCAGGATGCCCCTAAGGACCGTGGCCCCGGCCAGGTTCAATTCGCGGGCCTTGAGCACTATCTGTTCGTACAAAGGCTTGCCGTTATGCTTGTCGTTTTCGCCGATAAACACCCTTAACAGCACTGCCTGCTCCGGAAGTTTCATCCGCCGATCCTCCCTGGTTAAAATAATCTGATCACTGTTTTAGCGGCATATATCCCTGCCACCACCAACAATAGTCCCAATATATTGTTCAGGAGCACATTGGTCAGGCACAGCCTGATCTCGCCCTCCCGCAGCAGATTGATGGTTTCCAGGGAGTAGCTGGAGAAGGTGGTGTAGGCCCCCAAAAAACCGATGGCGATAAAGCTTCTCAGGTCGGGGGGGATCATGGCCCGGTCGAATAATTCAAAGAACACCCCGATGGCCAGAGAGCCGGAAAGATTGACAAACAAGGTCCCCCAGGGAAATATCTCATTGACCGACAGCTGGACCAGCCGGGAAAGCCCGTAACGGGCCAAAGCCCCGGTCATGCCGCCCAGGGCGATATAGATCAAATGCTGCACGGGATCACTGCTTCAAAAGCTCCTCGACTTCGCGGGCCAGCATCTGATCCAGATTCTCGCGGTAGCCTATATGCCGGTATCTGATGACCCCCTGTTTGTCTATCACAAAGGTGGTGGGGATCCCGCTCACGCCGTAAACCCGGTCGATGCCGACGCCCATCATCCCGCCCTGCAAAATGACGAACTGATGACCCGACCTCTCTACGAACTGTTTCACCAAC contains the following coding sequences:
- the cmk gene encoding (d)CMP kinase; the encoded protein is MVIAIDGPAASGKSTTAKLVARELGYLYIDTGAMYRAMALKAFRGKVSLSDSAAVAKLVESTTIDQKPGPDGIRTILDGRDVSQDIRTPEISRAASDISAISVVRQRLVKLQQEMGRQGGVVMEGRDITTVVFPDADVKVFMKAGITQRARRRMEELTARGAHCRLEDIERQIAERDAQDSQRADSPLLCTPDSLVIDTSALSIGQQVEQVLAAVRQKAGTA
- a CDS encoding DUF190 domain-containing protein, which encodes MKLPEQAVLLRVFIGENDKHNGKPLYEQIVLKARELNLAGATVLRGILGFGADSRLHSAKLLNLSEDLPVVIEVVDTKENIDRLMPFIDQNVTEGLVTLEDIRVIKYRHS
- the hisC gene encoding histidinol-phosphate transaminase, with product MIPQPRENIGSISPYIPGKPIEEVRRELGLKGRIIKLASNENPLGPSKLAVKAIRQALKEINLYPDDGCYALGQRLSDHLGVSENQLIFGNGSVDIIEFIFKSFVAPKDHVVMAEQSFVMGKIAAKMTDADLTEVPLKNYTPDLEAMARAVIPQTKVVYIANPNNPTGTMINHDQLKAFIKAVPGSCVIILDEAYSEYITRSDFPRSLELLKDHSNIIILHTFSKIYGLAGLRVGYGIGHSDLIASIRKVRLPFNISLLSQAGCLAALDDVQHLERSRRVNDAGKEYLYRQFEKMKLSYVPSEGNFILVDPQLDSMEVFARLQKRSIIIRPVKNYGLPTALRVTIGSEKQNKKLVVALKKVIKEVRRSQ
- the crcB gene encoding fluoride efflux transporter CrcB: MQHLIYIALGGMTGALARYGLSRLVQLSVNEIFPWGTLFVNLSGSLAIGVFFELFDRAMIPPDLRSFIAIGFLGAYTTFSSYSLETINLLREGEIRLCLTNVLLNNILGLLLVVAGIYAAKTVIRLF